From Sardina pilchardus chromosome 9, fSarPil1.1, whole genome shotgun sequence, a single genomic window includes:
- the LOC134092041 gene encoding uncharacterized protein LOC134092041: protein MTHVSYNITNVLSAYLTHCSDKDQTYAWLQSQIDDLISDYKDRLAVQVPPARFKRDLFADVTSLFGSANSIANSYKITGQSQYSSWLANQVANGFQHLTNSNENIIKAVKSEAQALLTVSHSFFNQTRTLEHDLACRTYARDLFATAKQEILDLRLQKTPRHVLSDLIEILDLHRWSTSEKMKDINYSELLSTLMMYTGTECAKCIGFFVTFPLIHPEQVFPNSTTIRSIGVVVKDQVIKWDHLTGYMTLGNTETLFTSRTCCHETSNYVICTCNTLKPFSQNDSKIISVQSLHGHSDAIQVSHTQWCVTSEMNSFSYGGLTCPSNHSFCLEVTEDFSMGQINILGRVPLDLDLSPWWDDTFYEQGTQALTDTMSLVERTVRDTNYHITQAQVQANLAKKTAEILSSSSTRSAQYAYTWWDWVFRACVLASILTFTATLVQCCYMRCAIRSLRRATHTALVLSPLQLPGPHRLK from the coding sequence ATGACACATGTTAGTTATAATATCACAAATGTTTTATCTGCTTATCTAACCCACTGTAGCGATAAAGATCAAACATATGCATGGCTACAGTCACAGATTGATGATTTAATCTCTGATTACAAAGACAGACTCGCTGTCCAAGTTCCACCCGCTAGATTTAAACGAGATTTATTTGCTGATGTAACTAGTCTTTTTGGTTCAGCTAATTCCATTGCCAACTCTTACAAGATAACTGGACAATCACAATATTCATCATGGTTGGCAAATCAAGTAGCCAATGGTTTCCAACATCTCACCAATAGTAATGAGAATATTATCAAAGCAGTCAAGTCTGAGGCACAGGCGCTTCTAACCGTTAGTCACTCATTTTTCAACCAGACCCGCACCCTTGAACATGACTTAGCCTGTAGAACATATGCACGGGATTTATTCGCCACAGCCAAACAAGAAATCCTGGATCTCCGTCTGCAAAAGACCCCTAGGCATGTCCTAAGTGATTTGATTGAAATCTTAGACTTGCATAGGTGGTCTACGTCagaaaaaatgaaagacattaacTATTCTGAATTGTTATCGACTTTAATGATGTATACTGGTACTGAATGTGCAAAATGTATTGGTTTCTTTGTCACCTTTCCACTTATCCATCCAGAACAGGTATTCCCAAATTCAACAACCATAAGATCCATTGGAGTAGTGGTAAAAGATCAAGTGATCAAATGGGACCATCTCACAGGGTATATGACTTTAGGTAACACTGAGACCTTGTTCACTTCTCGCACTTGTTGTCATGAAACATCCAATTATGTAATTTGTACCTGTAATACGCTAAAGCCTTTTTCACAGAATGACTCTAAAATCATCAGTGTTCAATCTCTACATGGGCATTCTGATGCCATTCAAGTTTCACACACGCAGTGGTGTGTCACCAGCGAAATGAACTCTTTCTCTTATGGGGGTTTGACTTGCCCCTCGAACCACAGTTTCTGCCTGGAAGTCACAGAAGACTTCTCCATGGGTCAGATCAACATCTTGGGGAGGGTCCCACTGGACTTAGACCTCTCCCCTTGGTGGGACGACACATTCTACGAGCAGGGCACCCAGGCTCTGACGGATACAATGAGTCTGGTGGAACGGACCGTTCGGGACACGAACTACCACATCACCCAAGCACAGGTGCAGGCAAACCTAGCCAAGAAGACGGCCGAGATCCTGTCCAGCTCCTCCACACGATCTGCACAGTACGCATACACTTGGTGGGACTGGGTGTTCAGAGCATGTGTACTCGCTAGTATCCTCACATTCACTGCCACCCTAGTCCAGTGTTGCTATATGCGATGTGCCATCCGTTCCCTACGCCGAGCCACCCACACAGCCCTGGTATTGAGTCCGCTACAACTGCCAGGACCGCACAGACTGAAATAA